The Candidatus Denitrolinea symbiosum DNA window CCGAAGTCGAGAGCATGAGGCGGGCGGCGCGGATCGCCGAGTCCGCGCTCGAGGCTGTGATCCCCCTCGTCAAAGTCGGGATGACCGAGAAGGAACTCGCCGCCGAGTTGATCGTCCAACTCTTCAAGCACGGTTCGGAGCCTGAGTTGCCGTTCGCGCCCATCGTCTCCGCGGGACCGAACAGCGCCAACCCGCACGCTTCGCCCTCCGACCGCAAACTCCAGCGCGGCGACCTGCTGGTGGTGGACTGGGGCGCGGCCTTCGGCGGTTATATCTCCGACCTGACGCGTACGTTTGCCGTCGGCGAAGTGGACGCGGAGTGCGCGCGGATCCACGCGGTCGTGCAGGAGGCGAACGCCGCCGGGCGCGCCGCCGCCAAACCCGGCGTCCCCTGCGCGGAAGTGGACAAAGCCGCGCGCGCCGTCATCGAGGCGGCGGGCTACGGAAAATTTTTCACCCACCGGACGGGACACGGCATCGGGATGGAGCCGCACGAGGACCCGTACATCCGCGGCGACAATATGCAGATTCTGGAAGCGGGCATGACGTTCACGATCGAGCCGGGAATTTATCTCCCCAATCGCAACGGCGTCCGCATCGAGGATAATGTGGTCATCACGGATTCGGGCGTGGACGTGTTGTCCAGCCTGCCGCGGGAGATGAAAACGGTGGAGTGAAAATTCTTTTGGACACGGAGCGCGTGGATTTTTCCGCGAATTCATAATCCGTACGAGAACTGATAAAAAGCCCTCCAGCGTTTGGCCGGAGGGCTTTGCGTTTATTTCTGTTTCAACAGCGTCGCGATCTCTTCGGGGTGTTTGGCGACCTTCACGCCCGCGGCTTCGAGCGCCCGGACTTTGTCCGCCGCGGTTCCCGCGCCGCCTTCGATGATGGCCCCGGCGTGTCCCATGCGCTTGCCGGGAGGGGCGGTCTGCCCGGCGATGAACGAGACTACCGGCTTGGTCATTTTCTTCGAGATGAACTCCGCCGCTTTTTCCTCGTCCGTGCCGCCGATCTCGCCGATCAACATCACCTTTTCGGTCTGCGGATCGTATTCGAACATCTCCAGCACGTCAATGAAATTCGTCCCGTTGACCGGGTCGCCGCCGATGCCTACGCAGGTGGACGCGCCCAGCCCGACGTTTTTCATGGCGTACAGCACTTCGTAGGTCAACGTGCCGGAGCGCGAGACGACGCCCACGTTGCCGGGGATGGCGATATTGCCGGGGATGATGCCCACTTTCGACGCGCCCGGGGTCAACATACCGGGGCAGTTCGGGCCGACGAGGCGGACGCGCTTCTGGTCGAGGTAGTTGCGGACGCGCATCATATCCTGCACGCTCACTCCCTCGGTGATGCAGACGATGAGCGGGATGCCGGCGTCCGCCGCCTCGTACATCGCGTCGGGCGCGAACCGCGCGGGGACGAAGATGACGGTACAGTTGGCGTCGGTCGCGTCCGCCGCCAGTTTGACCGAGTCGAATACGGGGATCTTGCCGTCCAGCGCCCATTCGCCGCCCTTGCCGGGCGTCACCCCGCCGACGATGTTCGTCCCGTAGGCGAACATCTGCGCGGTGTGGAACATGCCCTCGTTGCCGGTGATGCCCTGCACGATCAGGCGGGTGTTCTTATCAATGAGTATGCTCATAATTTTGTTTTCCTCTCATTGGGGCGAAAGTTGGGGCAGACCTGTGTCTGCCCTGGGCGAACACGCAGGTTCGCCCCTACACGCAGGTTCGCCCCTACGATATTATTTCGCGGCTTTCACGGCCTTCTGCGCGGCGTCGGCCAGGGTTTCGGCGGTGATCATCTTCGCCTTTTCGAGGAGATGACGTCCCTCCTCGGCGTTCGTGCCGACGAGACGCACCACCATCGGCGTCTTCGGTTTGACCTCGTCCATCGCGGCCAGGATGCCCCTGGCGACCTCGTCGCAGCGGGTGATGCCGCCGAAGATGTTGAACAGCACGGCTTTGACGTTCGGGTCGGTGAGGATGATGCGCATGGCTGCGGCCACTTTGTCTGCGCTGGCGCCGCCGCCGATGTCGAGGAAGTTGGCGGGTTCGCCGCCGAAGAGTTTGATCACGTCCATGCTGGTCATGGCGAGGCCCGCGCCGTTGACCATGCAGCCGATGCTGCCGTCCAGTTTGATGTAGGAGAGACCGTATTTGCGCGCCTCGGTTTCGGCGGGGGCTTCTTCGTCAATGTCGCGCAGTTCGGCCAGTTCGGGATGGCGGAACAGGGCGTTGTCGTCAATCAACATCTTGCCGTCGAGCGCGACTAGTTTTCCGTCCTTGTTGATGATCAGCGGGTTGATCTCAGCCAGGGTGGCGTCGTTTTCGCTGTAGGCCTTCCACAGGGCCAGGGCAATGGCGTTGAAGTCGCGCCAGAGTTCGCGCGGCAGGTCTATGCCCGCGGCGATGTCGCGCGTCTGATAGTCTCTCAGGCCGAGCAGCGGGTCAATGTGGACTTTGATGATCTTCTCGGGCGTCTCGCGCGCCACCTCTTCGATCTCCACGCCGCCCGCGGCGGAGGCCATCATCACCGGCTTGCGCGCGGCGCGGTCGTTGGTGATGCCGAGGTAGATCTCGGTCTCGATGGAGGCGGCCTCGTCCACCAGCACTTTGCGGACGGGGAGTCCTTTGATCTCCATTTTCAGGATTTGCGCGGCGAACTGCTCCGCTTCTTCCGGGCTTTTGGCGACTTTCACGCCGCCGGCTTTGCCGCGTCCGCCTACCAGCACCTGGGCTTTGATGACGGCGCGTCCGCCGAGTTCCTGGGCGGTCCGCCTCGCTTCTTCCGCGTTGGCCGCCACCCGTCCTTTGGGGATGGGGATTCCATATTTGGAGAAGATCAGTTTGGATTGGTATTCGTGGAGTTTCATGGCGTCTCCGGTTGAATGGATTTGAATTGAGTCGACGCGGCGGGTTTCTGGAGGAAGCCCGCCGCGTGGTTGCTATGGCAGGGTGAAGCGCATGACGCGCTGGTTGCCGGCGTCGGTCACCCAGACGCGGCCGGCCGCGTCCACCGCCACGCCGGCCGCCAGTCCGAACTGGTCGAGTTCGAAGCCGTAGTCGCCCCAGGCGCGGATGAAGAGTCCGCTTGAGTCGAATTCGAGGACGCGGTAGCCTTCGGGGTCGGTCACGAAGACGTGGCCCGCGGCGTCCACCGCGATGAGCGGTTTGTTTTCCAGCGATTGCCCGGACCAGCCGTTTACGTCCCACTGCATGGTGGGGATGAAGTCGAGGCCGTTCGCGGTGGGGGTGAAGGCCTGGACGCGCTGGTTCCATGTGTCGGCGACGTAGACGACGCCGTTGGGCGCGACGGCCACGCCGACGGGTTCGTCGAACTGACCGGCGTCGAGTCCCGCTTCGCCGAAGCGGGCGACGGGTTTCCCGTTGGAGTCGAACACGAGGATGCGTTTGTTGCCCGTGTCGGCCACGTAGACGCGTCCCCGCGCGTCGACCGCGATGCCGCGCGGTCCCCAGAAGGTGTCCGCTTCTTCGGCCGAGCCGTATCTCCCAAAGGCGGAGAGGAATTTCCCTTCGCCGGTGAATTTCAGGACGCGGGCGTTCCAGGTGTCGGTCACGTAGACGGAGCCGTCTGGCCCGACGGCCACGCCCCACGGTTCGCAGAACGTGTCGAACGGGATGTCGGCCGGGGGATTTGCCGTCGAGTATGGGCAGCCCGGCGAGACTTTGCCCCAGCTGCCGAGGAATTTCCCTTCCGCGTCGAAGCGCAGGACGCGGTGGTTGCGCGAGTCGGCCACGTAGAACGTCCCGTCCGGCGCGAAGGAGAGGGCGCGCGGCGCGTTCATGGGCGAAGGCAGGCCGGATGAGTCGACGACGAGGTCGGCGGAGAGGCGGATGGTGTTGGCCGCGTACGGGTCTACTTCCGCGACGGTTTGGGTCGGGCCGACGCCGTAGTTCCAGATCTGTTCGGCGATGTCCTTGCGGATGTAGAGCCGCATCTGGTCGGAGGGGACCCAGCCTTCGAGCGTGTAGGAGGCCGGGTCGTAGTAGGGATTGTAGGGCGCGACGGCCTGTGAATAACGGCTGTATTCGCGGTTGAGCCAGATATCCCAAATGCCGGCGCGCAGGTTGGCGTCGTTGGCGACGTTGCAGACGCGCGAGAAATCTTTGCTTTTGAAGAGTTGGAGGAATCCCAGCAGGCCGCGGCAGGAGTAATCGTCGGGGAAGGGCTGGTCTGGTTCGCGGTCGGCGACCAACCCGAAGTAGTCCTGGTTGGGCCACCACATGCGGGTGTAGTCGTAGCGGTAATAGCCGGGACCGAGGGCCGCCTCGATCTTGTCGAAGTTTTTCTGGTCCACGATGACGAAGACTGAATCGCGCAGGGCGCGGGTGGGCGTATCGAAGGAGCGCTGGTTGGTGTAGTCGCGCAAATACCAGACTATCGGCCATGAGACGCCGGTGTCGGGCGCGGAGGCGTCATAGGACAGGGCCAGTCCCATCCCGCCGGTGGTGCGCTGCGAGATTTCCCGGGCCTGCGCCATCACTTGTTTAACTCCGCTCGCGCCGTGCGCGTAGACGAGGTATTCGGTGGCCTGGTCGTATGTGATGTAGGAGGCGCGGAAGGAGGCCCGCATGGTCAGCGCGGCCAGTAACGCGAAGAAGGTCAGCGCGAAGACGCGGAGGATCTGTTTGGGACTCCAGCCGTTGAGCAGACGGGCGAGTCCTGCCGCCGAGGCGAGGGTGGCGATGGCTGGCAGGAGGAAGTTCCCTGTGGCTTGCAGGCTGGCGAGGTCTTTGCCGCGGAAGGGAGGATTCGGCCCGAGGAGCGCGAGCAGGCTCATGGTCAGGCTGGAGGCGAAGACGACGAGGAGCGCGAGGACGGTCCACAGATGGCGTTTGCGGAGGGCATCCCAGTCCACGGCCTCGATCGCATGTCCGAGCGCCCAGCCTGTGACGAGGATCATCGGCAGCGCGATGTGGTAAGTGAGCCAGGGCATTTTCTCGCCCGCGTAACTGAAGGCGGCCAGGCTGGCGAGACTCCACCAGACCAGCAGCGTGAAGGTGTTGGCGAAGTTGCTTTCCTCGGTCGTGAGCGGCTCGGGGTTTTCCTCGGCGACGACGCGGATCTTGCGCCGCAGGCCGAGGATGAGGGCCAGGACGAGTCCCAGCGCGGGGAGGAATTCGTAGACGGGAATTTGGATGAGGATGTAGAAGTACCAGGGCTGGCTGCCGCGCTCCACGCCTTGCTGGACGAGCCAGTAACCGAGCGAGCCGATGAGACCGGTGAACAGCCCCGCGACGTTGGTGAAGAAGGCGGTGTAAAGGACGACGAACGGCGCCCAGAATAAAAGCGCCATTTTCCACCAGACTTCGCGGTTCCACCATAAGCCAATGGCGATGGAAAGGAGAAAAACAGGGATGATGAAGACGCCGAGGCGGAGGAGTTCCGGCGTCGTCAGCGCGTTGACTTCCTCGGGCGTGGTCGGGATGGGCCAGTTTGCCAGCTTCAGGAGGAAGGGCGTCAGCATGGGCAGGACGAGCGTCCCGATGACGATCAGCAGGTCGAAGGAGCGTTCGGCGCGCAGTCTTTCCCAGGTGTAGCCGGCGACGAGGAAGTACGCGGCGGCGATCAGGGCGGCCAGCGCGGCGAAGATCAGGATGGAGGCGGCGGAGATCCCGCCAGCGGGCGCGGCGAGCGGCGACGCGGCCCCCGTCGGGTTGGCGGGCGCGGCGGTTTCGGCGGCGGTGATCGTCCCGGGATGGCGGCTGGCGAGGGCGAATCCCATTCCCGCGGCGAGCAGCAGGATGGCGATGGCGAGGGCGATGATAAAGCCCCGGTATTTGTTTTCCCGTCCATCCCAGGGTTGGCGCGTGACGCGGGCGATGAAGTAGATCGCCAGGAAGAGCAGCGCCTGCGCGGCGTAGATGAAGGCCGTCTCTTTGGAGGTGAAGTGCAGGAGCAGCGCGGCGGAGAGCATGTAAATATATTTCTTCTCGCCCGCTTCGAGGTAGCGCAGCAGGACGTACAGCATGACGATGCCGGAGAAACCGGCAAAGGCTTCGTTGCGGACGTAGCGCCCGTAGTAGAGCATGTAGGGCGAGACGACGAGCAGGAAGCCCGCCACGAGCGCGCCGGCGCGCCCGAGGTAACGCCGCCAGTACCAGACCATCCATACGGTGGCGATGCTGAACAGGACGGCGGGGATGCGCGCGGTGAAGTCGCTGACGCCGAAGAGGTAGTAGGTCAACGCGATGATGTGGAACTGGAACGGGCCGTGCATCATCGGCGAGTGCTGGTAGCCCTGTCCCTTGTAGA harbors:
- a CDS encoding peptidase M24 family, with protein sequence MTTSRFDKLSASLSTSGLDAAILNPGPTLTYLTGLHFHLMERPTVLFFASGKTPALVLPELEMQKVTGLAITPFPYGENPAEWDAAFRGAVQSLDLDGKKIGVETRQLRLLEYQFVKSAAPAADFPDAGAALASLRLRKDAAEVESMRRAARIAESALEAVIPLVKVGMTEKELAAELIVQLFKHGSEPELPFAPIVSAGPNSANPHASPSDRKLQRGDLLVVDWGAAFGGYISDLTRTFAVGEVDAECARIHAVVQEANAAGRAAAKPGVPCAEVDKAARAVIEAAGYGKFFTHRTGHGIGMEPHEDPYIRGDNMQILEAGMTFTIEPGIYLPNRNGVRIEDNVVITDSGVDVLSSLPREMKTVE
- a CDS encoding succinate--CoA ligase subunit alpha — its product is MSILIDKNTRLIVQGITGNEGMFHTAQMFAYGTNIVGGVTPGKGGEWALDGKIPVFDSVKLAADATDANCTVIFVPARFAPDAMYEAADAGIPLIVCITEGVSVQDMMRVRNYLDQKRVRLVGPNCPGMLTPGASKVGIIPGNIAIPGNVGVVSRSGTLTYEVLYAMKNVGLGASTCVGIGGDPVNGTNFIDVLEMFEYDPQTEKVMLIGEIGGTDEEKAAEFISKKMTKPVVSFIAGQTAPPGKRMGHAGAIIEGGAGTAADKVRALEAAGVKVAKHPEEIATLLKQK
- a CDS encoding succinate--CoA ligase subunit beta; its protein translation is MKLHEYQSKLIFSKYGIPIPKGRVAANAEEARRTAQELGGRAVIKAQVLVGGRGKAGGVKVAKSPEEAEQFAAQILKMEIKGLPVRKVLVDEAASIETEIYLGITNDRAARKPVMMASAAGGVEIEEVARETPEKIIKVHIDPLLGLRDYQTRDIAAGIDLPRELWRDFNAIALALWKAYSENDATLAEINPLIINKDGKLVALDGKMLIDDNALFRHPELAELRDIDEEAPAETEARKYGLSYIKLDGSIGCMVNGAGLAMTSMDVIKLFGGEPANFLDIGGGASADKVAAAMRIILTDPNVKAVLFNIFGGITRCDEVARGILAAMDEVKPKTPMVVRLVGTNAEEGRHLLEKAKMITAETLADAAQKAVKAAK